The sequence AAGTTCTTTTCATGCAATTCATAGCTGGCGGGCTGAAGGATGCGGAGCATGATTATAAAGCAAAAGCAAATACTCTTGCAATAAAACTTGGAGTAAGAGTAGAGAAAAAAATTTTCATTCCATTTTCATTTAAATTCCTTGCCTACTTACTTCAAATTATTTATCTTTTCTTCATTTTTTATCCTTTTTACAAAATATTTGAAGATGCTTTAATTCAGCTTATCATTCTTTCAATTTTGAGCATTTTAATGCTTTATATAAGCTATAAATTGCTCTCAATTAAGAAATTTGTTAGAGATGAAGTTAGAAAATATATTGGAGCACACTATTACATAAATTTTTCTCTTGTTCCAATAATGCTAACTGCAATAAATCCATTCATTTTCCTCCTTGCATTTGTTCCACCTCTTGCGTTTATAATTTCAAATATTGCAATTCATGGAAGCATGCTGCCAAAGACGATGTGATATGATGGTAAGGGTAATAAGAAATAAGAGAGAAGCAATTAAGGAAATGGAAAGAATAGGAGTAGAGAAAGAAGGAATAAAAATAATGTTGCCGAAATTTTTTCATCTTACTATAAAATTAAAGGATGTTGATGCAAGGGATGCAATAATTATAAAGCAGGAAATGCTTGCATTAGGAGGGGATGCTGCAATTTCAAAAAAATCGCTTCAAAGCTTGGAAAAGACGGATGTTTTGATTACAGGAAATGAAAAGCAGATTGCCTTGCTGTTAAAAAAATTGAAAAATCAGTATAGCAGATTAAAAAATGTATCAGAAGAGTTAGAGGAAATAATAAAGGAAAGAAAAATAAGCATAAAGATAGGCAAAAAAAATTTTCAATTAGGAAAGAGAACATACATAGTTGGCATACTTAATGTTACGCCCGACTCCTTTTACAACGGAGGAAAATATCTGGATTATGAAAAGGCAATAGAAAGGGCAAGGCAAATGGAAAAGGAGGGAGCAGATATAATAGATGTTGGCGGCGCCTCAACCCGCCCATTTGCTCAAGAAGTCGATGCAAAAGAGGAAATGAGGAGGGTTTTGCCAGTTATAGAAGGGATAAGGGGTGAGATAAATTTGCCGATTTCTGTCGATACTTATAAGCCAGAAGTTGCAGAGAGAGCTGTTGAAAAAGGGGCTGATATGATAAATGACATCTTTGCTCTAAGGAAAAAGGGAATGGCTGAAGTTATAAGTGAGCATGACTTGCCAGTTTGCATAATGCATATGAAGGGAGAGCCAAAAAATATGCAGATAGCTCCATATTATGAGGATGTTGTTGAGGAAATTTTATATTTTTTGAAAGAAAGGATAGATTTTGCGGTTAAAAAAGGAATAGAAAAAATAATAGTTGATCCAGGAATTGGATTTGGGAAAAGAACAGGAGGAATAGAAGACAATTGCGAAATAATAGCCCGCCTTTATGAGCTGAAAAGTTTAAAAAGGCCAATACTAATAGGCATTTCAAGAAAAACATTCATAGGGAATATAACTAAAACAAGCGTTGAAGAAAGGTTGCACGGAAGCCTGGGGGCTGAGGCAATAGCAATTGCAAATGGAGCAGATTTTATAAGATGCCATGATGTAATTGAAACTAAAAGAATGGCAATGGTTGTTGATAAAATAGTCAGACAATAAAATTTTATATATTCTTAATTGTTTTCCCTTAGGAAGATATAAAATGAAAATAAAATATATTGCATCTGGTCTTCTTTTGTTTTGTTTAGTAATATTAATACCATCCACGATAAAAGCAACTCCCCAATGCTCCAATTCACATAAATGGGGATGAGGATTTTGCAAACAAAGCAGGCAGTGAAAGATGGCGGGGCAATGGCACAGCAACTAATCCTTACATAATCCAAAATTATGAAATAGATGGTGAGGGCAAAGCTTATTGCATATGGATAGAAAATACAAGTGTTTATTTTGTGATAAGAAACTGCGCATTTTATAACGCAATATCATCTTGGCCAGCCCCGTGCGGCGTGGGAATATGTCTGAAAAACGTTACTAATGGAAGATTGGAAAACAACAAATGCTATGGCAATATTTACGGCATACGCCTTGTTGCTTACTCAAGCAATAACACCATTACAAACAACGACTGCTATGAGAACAATAAAGGCATACGCTTGGACGACTCAAGCAACAACAATGTAGCAAGTAACAATTGCTATAACAATTCCGAGGGAATATATCTAGATGATTCGAGCAACAACATCGTAGCAAATAACAAATGCTACGGTAATCTTGATGGCATATCTTTATATTCCTCTAGCGAAAAAAATATTATAGCAAACAATACCTGTTACGAGAATTTTTTTGCTGGCATTCACCTTTATCACTATTTAAAGCCCGGCTACCCAAGTAACAATAGCATAGAAAACAACAAATGCTATAAAAATCGTGAAGGAATATACCTCTCTTCATCGCACAACAACAGCATCACAAACTGCAGTGTTTATGACAACAGTTACGGTTTTCGTATTTCTTCTTCAAATATTCAAATTCACTATTGCAGTATCTATGGAAATAAAGAATACGGAATTTCTAATGAAAACTTGGAAGGAGAATATGAAGTAAATGCAACATACTGCTGGTGGGGGCATGGAAGCGGGCCATTTCATGAAACAAATCCCGGCGGCCAAGGAGATAATGTAAGTGATAAAGTTTTATTTATTCCCTGGCTTGAAAAGACAAGTGAAGGAGGCAATACTTCTCCTGAGAAGAAAGGAATTCCTGGCTTTGAACTATTTGCAATTGTTGGAGCAGTAGCATCCATATTGAATAGGAGGAAAAAATGAGGTGGATTCTTCTTCTAATTTCTCTTGCTATTTCTATTGGACCAATAGGAGCGGGCTTATTTATTTATCGAGATAACCTATCAGCTTTTATATTGCCAGAAAATATGGAATCAATAACGGAAGTCATGGGTAAGAGTCCTGAGATAGATTATATAAATTCAACAATTATTGATTCAACCCTGATATTGAAATTTAAAATTAAGAACCCCTACAATATGGATTTAACCCTGGAAGCTATTTATGCAGAAATTTTCTGCTCCTCTCATTCTTTCTATTTTGGCTCTATAAATTGGGACAGCTCATTTACAATTCGAGCAAATTCCTCCTCATATATTGATCTAGCTTTAAATTTTACTTCAGAAGGAAAGGAACATGTCTCTACAATGCATAAAGAAGATTTATATGTAGATATCAAAAACCTATCAATTGAGCTTCAAGGAATAAAAATATATAAGGAAGAAATAAGGAATGTGGGACCAATTTATATGGAGGGAATATGAAAATAAATTGGCCTGGATTGGTGGGAAGCATTGCAACATTTGCTTTAATTATATTTTCCTTCTTTTATCCATGGTGGGAACTTAAAATTGGCAACATAGGGCAAGCTGATATTTCTCCTATAAATTTAAAAATAGATTTATTTGGCTTGCAATTTAGAATACCAGCGATATATTTCATCAATTTGGCATGTCTTCTTTCTTTAATTGCATCAGCTATTGCCATGCTGATTTATTCCCTTCTTCCAGATAAAAATTATTCCAAAGATTTGCTGAAATTTGCTTATAAGAAACCATTAATTGTTTTGATAATTTTCTCTCTCTTCCTGCTTATTATTTTATATCCTATTAGATTGATGTTTTCCATCTATATTCCTATTAATGGTTCAACAAATGTTACTCTCCCAGCTGGAGATGCGGAGATAGAAGCCATTATTAAAACAGGATTTACTTTCCTTTTCTGGCTTGCAATAATATCTGCTTTGCTGTGTATTATTGCAAAATTTTATCACAGAAAATTTAAAGAGTAGCCACTCAGATCGCCCATCATTCTTCATATTTCAGAATTGCGTTTATCATCATTGTGGCAATATTAAATAAGCAAGAAAATTAAAACTTTTTGAAAAAAGTTAAAATTAATTTTTAATAAATTTTAAAAATGCTGAAAAAATATTGGCGTGAAAAAGATAGTAAGCATTGCTTTAATCATCCTTACTTTAATTCCTCCATCTCTTCCCAAAAATTTATCTTTTGAAATTATTTATCCAAAAAATTCTTTTCCAGCAATAGTTGAAAAAGGTTCATCTTTTGAAATAATCATAGAAAATGTTCATTTCAGCAAAATAGAGGCAAAAATTGAAACTGCATATGAGCCAATTGAAGATGAAATTCATCTTGAAATCGAAAATATATCAAAAGGAGAAAAAATATGCATAAAAGCAAAAATTCCAGAAATAGCTCATCCAGAACTTTATAACCTTACTGTTATAGTGGATGGCATCTCAAGGAAGGAGACAAGGGCGATAAAGGTTGTTGAAAATATATCAGGAAATTTTAAATTTGCCCATATAAGTGATTTGCATGTTGGGGATCCAAGAGGAGCAATGATAAATTTAAAGGAAAAAATTGGTTCAAGGGCAATAAAAAAATGCATAGAGGAAATAAATCTAATTCAGCCAGATTTTGTTATAATTACTGGAGACCTTGTCTTTGGAGCAAGATATGAAGAAGAATATGAAAAATTGTATGAAATTTTGCAGGAATTTGATGTTCCTACCTATATTTGCCCAGGAAATCATGATGGATATGTAAATAAGCAGGATGGATTTGAATTATGGAGCAGATATTTTGGATATAAAAATTATTCATTCACCTATGGAAATGCACATTTTATAGTGGTAAATTCATATGACTGGGATAAAAAAGATAGGATTGCCTTTTCATTTATCCCTTTAAACTGGGGTGGCTGGATAGATGATGAGCAAATTGAATGGATTGAAGAAGAAATGAAAAAAGGAAATTATTCACTAAAATTTATTTGCCTTCATCACAATCCTTTATGGGATACAGAAAATAATTCTCTTCTTGGCAAGGGATATTATGGAAGGGAAAAAATCCTTGATTTAATAAGAAATTATCGCATTGATTTTGTTCTTGCTGGGCATATACATGCTGACGACGTAACCTTTTTTGAAAACACAACATTTATTACAACAACTACTCCTTCAAGTTCTTGCAAGGATTACTGGGGATATAGAATTATCGAATTTCGGAACTGGAGCATTTTTTCATTCAACTATAAAGAGCCAAAATATTCAATTCCTTCATATATGCTGAATTATACCTATGAAGGGGATAAAAAAATTATAGTTGAAAACAATCTTGAAATAAATTTAACAGTTCATCTTAAATTTTTTGTTAAAAAAGGAAATTATAAGGTTATAAATGGTTCAGTTGAGCTAATAAGGGAAAAAGATGGATTCATGGAAATATATGTAAGGAGCGATGTTGAGGGAAAAAGCATTAATGAAATTTATTTAATCTGACTCAATTCTTGGGGCGAGCAGATAAACTATTTTTATTACTCCTCCAGACACCTCAAAACTCAGTTTAACTGGATAATTATTTCCAAGATTTATTTTTATTTCAGGACTTGCCTCTTTTGCAATTTTAATCATATCTCCAAGATAGTCTATCGGAAACATGCTTTTTACTTTTTCCTCGCATTTTATACTTACAAGCTCCTCCTTTGGAATTTTTAATTCTACACTGTCGTTATCTCCTTCCGCCTTCATTTCAAAATAATCTTTTCCTCCTTCAAGAATTATGTGGTCAGAAATTCCCTCAGCCGCTTTTATTATCCTATGCATTTGTTCTGTTGGAACAACAATTTCTGCTTGCAGCTCTAAAGAAGGAACTTTTGTATCAGGCATTTCTGAAGCATCGAGCAATCCAATCCTTTTTGTTATATTGCTAAAGCCTACAATCAGGCGCCCTTCTTTTTCATATTTTATTTCCACCATGTCATTGCTTCCCGCTATTTTTAAAATTCCAGAGAGTTTCTCTAAGTCAAAGGCTATTTCCTCCTCACCCTCCAATTTGTATTCATCGAAAGCATCCTTTTCTATCTTAAAGTCAATCATTCCGACATGTGCTGGGTCAACCATCCTTCCATATATTCCATCTTCCTTTATTTTTATCTTTGCTTCATCAACTAGTATCCCTATTGCATCAGTTATTAGTTTCATAAAATCCGCTTTTATTTTTCCTTGGAACATTGTTTAAATAATACTTTTCTATTTAAAAACATAGCGATGGTGATAAAATGCTGATTGATATAATAAAAAATAGGAGAAGTGTAAGGGAATATGAAGAAAAAGATGTCCCAGATGAACTAATTCTCGAAATAATAGAGCACGCCCGCCTTGCCCCCTCCGCAAAAAATCTTCAGGAATGGAAATTCATCATCGTAAAAGATAAGACTAGGAGGCAAAAGCTATGCGAGGCGGCAAAAAATCAGAAATTTGTGGCGGAGGCGCCTGTTGTGATAGCAGGCATCGCAACCTATACTGACTATGTGATGAGCAATGGGGTTACTGCCTGCCATGTTGACCTTGCTATCGCGATGGAGCATATTGCTCTTGCTGCTGCTGAAAGGGGCTTGGGAACTTGCTGGATAGGAGCATTTTATCAGGAAAAGGCAAAGGAAGTGCTTAAAGTTCCAGATAATTGTAAGATAATTGCGTTGATGACACTTGGCTATCCTAAGGATAGGCCTGTTGAAAAGAGAAGAAAGAGTATGGATGAAATAGTTTGCTGGGAAGAATTTAAATGAAAATCTGGCAGAAAATTTTGTTGATTTCTTTTTCAATATTTTTAATCTGCATATTTTTGATGTGGTGGATGAACTACGAGCCATTGAAAATAAAAATAAAGAATGAAAGGAATGAAACATTGAGCATAGAAATTAATCTTTTAACTTTGGATAACAAAGAGATTTTTAATCAGAGCCTTTCCTTGAAGGAAAATGAAAGCATGGTAATTGAGAATGTTACAAATATGGCAAGCAACTACTATATTGAAATAATAGCTGGAAATGAAAGCAAAAAGAAAAAAATAACATATGGAAAATATCATGAAGAAATAGAAATTTTTATAGGAGAGGAAATAGAAATTTTATGATTTACATTTCTTCCAGAGCTTCTATTCCAAGGAGATTTAAGCAATTTTTTAAAACCTGCCTTGTTGCATTTACAAGAGCAATTCTTTCCTTCTCTTTTTCATCTCCAATAACCCTGCAATCTCTATAAAATAAATTAAAACGCGCCGCCAGCTTATAGGCGTATTCCGCCATAGTTGATGGGTTTCTGTTTTCTATGCTTTCCTTAACAATTTCTGGAAAATATGCAATTGTTTTTATCAATTCTATTTCGCTTTCATGCTCATACCTTGGCTTAATCTTTTCGTATTTAACCTTTTTCAATATTGAACAGCATCTTGCATGTGCATATTGAATAAAAGGAGCACTTTCTCCTTCAAAATTCAGGGCATCTTCCCATTTGAAAACTATTGCTTTGTCTGGCTTAACCTTTATTATATTATATCTTATTGCTCCAATTGCAACATTTCTTGCTATATATTCAATTTTATCATCTTTCCTCCTCTTTTTTACTTCCTCTCTTGCTCTTTCAATCGCTTCTTCAATTAAATCATCCAAATAAATTACTCTTCCTTTTCTCGTTGACATTTTTCCTTCTGGCAAGCTAACAAATGCATAGAATATGTTTTCAGGAATTTTTTTGTTCAAAATTTTTAAAATTATTTCAACACATTTTGCCTCGAGCTTATGATCCTCGCCCAGAATATTTATCATTATATCTGCTCTGCTTCCTTTCCATATATGATACGCAATATCTCTAAGGGCATAGAGAGAAGTTCTATCGCTTCTTGTCAAAAAGAATTTATTATTCTTTCCATGTATTCCGAAAGGCTCTAAATCAAGATATAAGGCATTTTCCTCCTCCCTTATATATTCCGTAGAAGAAATTTCATCAATTAATTTTTCAACGCTTCCATCTATAACAAATCTTGATTCTTCAACAAATTCATCAATGCTAATATTTATATTTTTTAGTGATTCTTTTATTCCATCGAGAACTTTTTCATATACTTCCCCTATTTCCTTCAAAATTTTTTCATCCCCTCTTTCGCATTTCCTTACTATTTCATTTATTTCATTTTTAACTTTTTCATTCTTTTCCATCATTTCATAAGCCCTTTTATAATATTCAACAAAAAAATGGTCCAATTTTTTATTCTCCTCCTTAATTTTCAAATTTTTTACCCCCCAGAAAAGAATTGCAACCTGCTTTCCCATATCATCAACATAGTATTGAGTTATAACATCATATCCTCCAAACTTGAGCAATCTTGCAATAGTATCTCCAATTATCGGATTTCTTGCCCTTCCAACATGCAACGGCCCATTTGGGTTTGCTGAAGTATGCTCTACAATAATCTTTATACCTTTTTTTTCAAATCCACCAAAATTATTTCCCATTTCATCTATTAAATTTAGAGTTTCCTCTGCAACCCTCTTTTCATCTATATAAAAATTTATGTATCCGTTTATTGCTTCCGCCCTTTTAATCAACCCCCCTTCCATTTTTCTGCTTATCTCCTCTGCTACTTCAACTGGATTTTTTTTAATAATTTTTGCAAGAGAAAAGCATGCAAATGATGCATCTCCTACTTTCTGCTTCTCAATTTTTATTTCATGTTCAATTCCATAATTTTTTTTAATTGTATCCGCAAGCCTTTTTTTAACTTCCTCATAAAATTTTTCATATGTATATTTCATCTTACTTCTTTAACCATTTTTTTCAAAAACTCATCCCTTTTACTGTAAAGTCTTTTATGCTTCCTCCTCCTGTTTTTAACACTTGAAAAAAGTAAAGGAGCAACTATTGTTGCATCTCCATAAACAGTAACATATGTCTCTGATTTTGCATTTATCTTTTTCCAGGAAATTGCTTCTTGAGGGGTAGCCCCAGATAACCCGCCGTATGGCGGCACATCACTTGTTATCTGGATGAAGTAGTTATGTCCCCTTTCCTTCTTTTTAAATATCTGGCTAATCATTGGCTGGGTCTGCATGAAGAAATTTTTTGGTGCCCCCCCGCCAAGAATTACCGCCCCACTTTTTTTGCTGTTGTATATTATTGCTGTTGTTTCAAGGACATCCCTTTCGGCATCTGTATGAATTTTTTTATTTTTTGCCCTAAGATAAGCTAAATTCATTCCAATTGAAGAATCTCCAGGAGAAGGACAATATATTGGCACATCATATTTTGCACATGTTGCAAGAAGCGAAAAATCTGGCTTTTTGGAGTTTTCTAGCAATTTTTTTCCTAAATAGTTGTGTATTTCTGCTGTTGAAAAATTTCCTTCAATATCAAAATTTTCCTGTATATATCTATCTGTCTCAAAAAGGGTTTCAAGGGGAATAAATATATCATATATCCTTACAATTCCGTTTTTAGCGAGTTCGCGGTCATCCACATTAAAGCTTCCCTTATAAACTGGCAAATCAAGAGCAAAATGCATGTCATGATATAAATTTGCACCAGTTGAAATTATAAAATCAACAAGCCCTCGCCTCACCATTTCAATTATCGCCCCTCCAAGCCCCGCAGGAATAATTGCCCCAGCAAGGGTAAAGCATATTGTTGCATCCTCATCAATCATCTTTTTATATATCTCGCAGGCCTCAGCAAGGCGGGCGGAATTAAATGCATATCCATATGGTGAAAAAATAGGATTTATTTTCTTCATTTTTAGTCAACTATAAAAACAGCAGCAGCAACAACGCTCGTCCATAGGCCATGGATATCTCCTCTTGCAGTTTGTGTTATATTGCTTGCTTTAACAAATTTTCCGCTCATTCTGAAAACCTGCTTCTTTTCATCCCATGCTTTATTTGGGTCAAATTCTATTCCAAGAGTTGTTGCAAGCATTGTGGCTGCCAAATCTTCTGATTTTTCTCCCGCTATTTTTGCACATTCTCCAAAACTATGATATTCTGATAGATAGCCATATAAGTTTCTATCTTTAGGAATTGCAATTCCAACAGATGCAGCAATCAGGCGATTTGGTTCATTTGTTGAGTTTCTTGCAATAACGACATATGTTATCTGTCCAGGAGAAAGCAATTTTTTTCCTCTTTCAGCAGATATAATC is a genomic window of Thermoplasmatales archaeon containing:
- the folP gene encoding dihydropteroate synthase: MMVRVIRNKREAIKEMERIGVEKEGIKIMLPKFFHLTIKLKDVDARDAIIIKQEMLALGGDAAISKKSLQSLEKTDVLITGNEKQIALLLKKLKNQYSRLKNVSEELEEIIKERKISIKIGKKNFQLGKRTYIVGILNVTPDSFYNGGKYLDYEKAIERARQMEKEGADIIDVGGASTRPFAQEVDAKEEMRRVLPVIEGIRGEINLPISVDTYKPEVAERAVEKGADMINDIFALRKKGMAEVISEHDLPVCIMHMKGEPKNMQIAPYYEDVVEEILYFLKERIDFAVKKGIEKIIVDPGIGFGKRTGGIEDNCEIIARLYELKSLKRPILIGISRKTFIGNITKTSVEERLHGSLGAEAIAIANGADFIRCHDVIETKRMAMVVDKIVRQ
- a CDS encoding right-handed parallel beta-helix repeat-containing protein — encoded protein: MIRNCAFYNAISSWPAPCGVGICLKNVTNGRLENNKCYGNIYGIRLVAYSSNNTITNNDCYENNKGIRLDDSSNNNVASNNCYNNSEGIYLDDSSNNIVANNKCYGNLDGISLYSSSEKNIIANNTCYENFFAGIHLYHYLKPGYPSNNSIENNKCYKNREGIYLSSSHNNSITNCSVYDNSYGFRISSSNIQIHYCSIYGNKEYGISNENLEGEYEVNATYCWWGHGSGPFHETNPGGQGDNVSDKVLFIPWLEKTSEGGNTSPEKKGIPGFELFAIVGAVASILNRRKK
- a CDS encoding metallophosphoesterase, encoding MKKIVSIALIILTLIPPSLPKNLSFEIIYPKNSFPAIVEKGSSFEIIIENVHFSKIEAKIETAYEPIEDEIHLEIENISKGEKICIKAKIPEIAHPELYNLTVIVDGISRKETRAIKVVENISGNFKFAHISDLHVGDPRGAMINLKEKIGSRAIKKCIEEINLIQPDFVIITGDLVFGARYEEEYEKLYEILQEFDVPTYICPGNHDGYVNKQDGFELWSRYFGYKNYSFTYGNAHFIVVNSYDWDKKDRIAFSFIPLNWGGWIDDEQIEWIEEEMKKGNYSLKFICLHHNPLWDTENNSLLGKGYYGREKILDLIRNYRIDFVLAGHIHADDVTFFENTTFITTTTPSSSCKDYWGYRIIEFRNWSIFSFNYKEPKYSIPSYMLNYTYEGDKKIIVENNLEINLTVHLKFFVKKGNYKVINGSVELIREKDGFMEIYVRSDVEGKSINEIYLI
- a CDS encoding DNA polymerase sliding clamp — its product is MKLITDAIGILVDEAKIKIKEDGIYGRMVDPAHVGMIDFKIEKDAFDEYKLEGEEEIAFDLEKLSGILKIAGSNDMVEIKYEKEGRLIVGFSNITKRIGLLDASEMPDTKVPSLELQAEIVVPTEQMHRIIKAAEGISDHIILEGGKDYFEMKAEGDNDSVELKIPKEELVSIKCEEKVKSMFPIDYLGDMIKIAKEASPEIKINLGNNYPVKLSFEVSGGVIKIVYLLAPRIESD
- a CDS encoding nitroreductase family protein, yielding MLIDIIKNRRSVREYEEKDVPDELILEIIEHARLAPSAKNLQEWKFIIVKDKTRRQKLCEAAKNQKFVAEAPVVIAGIATYTDYVMSNGVTACHVDLAIAMEHIALAAAERGLGTCWIGAFYQEKAKEVLKVPDNCKIIALMTLGYPKDRPVEKRRKSMDEIVCWEEFK
- a CDS encoding arginine--tRNA ligase, producing the protein MKYTYEKFYEEVKKRLADTIKKNYGIEHEIKIEKQKVGDASFACFSLAKIIKKNPVEVAEEISRKMEGGLIKRAEAINGYINFYIDEKRVAEETLNLIDEMGNNFGGFEKKGIKIIVEHTSANPNGPLHVGRARNPIIGDTIARLLKFGGYDVITQYYVDDMGKQVAILFWGVKNLKIKEENKKLDHFFVEYYKRAYEMMEKNEKVKNEINEIVRKCERGDEKILKEIGEVYEKVLDGIKESLKNINISIDEFVEESRFVIDGSVEKLIDEISSTEYIREEENALYLDLEPFGIHGKNNKFFLTRSDRTSLYALRDIAYHIWKGSRADIMINILGEDHKLEAKCVEIILKILNKKIPENIFYAFVSLPEGKMSTRKGRVIYLDDLIEEAIERAREEVKKRRKDDKIEYIARNVAIGAIRYNIIKVKPDKAIVFKWEDALNFEGESAPFIQYAHARCCSILKKVKYEKIKPRYEHESEIELIKTIAYFPEIVKESIENRNPSTMAEYAYKLAARFNLFYRDCRVIGDEKEKERIALVNATRQVLKNCLNLLGIEALEEM
- a CDS encoding deoxyhypusine synthase, with product MKKINPIFSPYGYAFNSARLAEACEIYKKMIDEDATICFTLAGAIIPAGLGGAIIEMVRRGLVDFIISTGANLYHDMHFALDLPVYKGSFNVDDRELAKNGIVRIYDIFIPLETLFETDRYIQENFDIEGNFSTAEIHNYLGKKLLENSKKPDFSLLATCAKYDVPIYCPSPGDSSIGMNLAYLRAKNKKIHTDAERDVLETTAIIYNSKKSGAVILGGGAPKNFFMQTQPMISQIFKKKERGHNYFIQITSDVPPYGGLSGATPQEAISWKKINAKSETYVTVYGDATIVAPLLFSSVKNRRRKHKRLYSKRDEFLKKMVKEVR
- a CDS encoding arginine decarboxylase, pyruvoyl-dependent, whose product is MTFVIPTKLFLTKGVGKHKDQLQSFELALRNAGIQHCNLVSVSSIVPPHCKIISAERGKKLLSPGQITYVVIARNSTNEPNRLIAASVGIAIPKDRNLYGYLSEYHSFGECAKIAGEKSEDLAATMLATTLGIEFDPNKAWDEKKQVFRMSGKFVKASNITQTARGDIHGLWTSVVAAAVFIVD